The following proteins are encoded in a genomic region of Arcobacter suis CECT 7833:
- a CDS encoding endonuclease MutS2: protein MQNILKKLDLIDYIESFSKLMAREKSIILEGDINLHYKLINELSKFDIKAPNKIENLDTPLMHIQKQGILRIDDIFEFIKMINYFRYLKRFSFDGKLAEWLDKIVIPSDIIKISDYFDDKANLKDGINEDFDNIKYAISKNKEAIKQSLYKIINSTKVRTYLVDSQVHYINGEESLLVRGGFNHVLNGSVIDRSNSGFFYVVPHSISELKQKQSDLKNKQEEILFKICKEISSLFEKNLLFLKFLNKEFDRFDHYQARLFFAKIGDKNFILPSKNDVNKLVDFCHPALHNAKPISIDFTKSVVMITGVNAGGKTMMLKSILSAVFLSKYLLPYKAHHDTVVSNFKSINAVLDDPQSVKNDISTFAGRMVEFSKLFGSKNAIVGVDEIELGTDSDEAASLFKVIIEDLIQRDIKVIITTHHKRLAALMAANENVELIAALYDEENQRPTYEFLQGTIGRSYAFETATRYGIPLSVVKRAREVYGDDKDKLNELIERSSSLEREYKQKIAKLDEEIADMKRISGNLKDQKEKLDEHIYSEKSKLHKEYSEARDEAKKAIKAKLVQESHQHLNIAHKMAVEIKTEKVQEPVELKEGDRVKYRNTKGTIVSIKGAKAFIENDMGMKVQVMLADLSRSGNPPPKIPTKKATITIEKPETGNIKLDLHGQRADEALENLDKFLSDALLAGFEEVLVYHGIGTGKLAFAVKEYLKKHPKVRGFEDAHPSSGGFGAKVIKL from the coding sequence ATGCAAAATATACTAAAAAAACTAGACTTAATTGATTATATCGAGAGTTTCTCGAAACTTATGGCTCGTGAGAAATCTATAATTTTAGAAGGTGATATAAACCTTCATTACAAACTTATAAATGAGTTGTCAAAATTTGACATAAAAGCACCAAACAAAATTGAAAACCTTGATACACCTTTGATGCATATTCAAAAACAAGGTATTTTAAGAATTGATGATATTTTTGAATTTATTAAAATGATAAATTATTTTAGATACCTAAAAAGATTCTCTTTTGATGGAAAACTTGCCGAATGGCTTGATAAGATTGTTATTCCAAGTGATATTATAAAAATCTCAGACTATTTTGATGATAAAGCAAACCTAAAAGATGGAATAAATGAAGATTTTGACAACATAAAATATGCAATTTCAAAAAACAAAGAAGCAATTAAACAAAGCCTTTACAAGATAATTAATTCTACAAAAGTAAGAACTTATTTAGTTGATTCTCAAGTTCATTATATAAATGGCGAAGAGTCTTTATTGGTTCGAGGTGGATTTAATCACGTATTAAACGGTTCTGTAATTGACCGTTCTAATTCTGGATTTTTTTATGTAGTTCCTCATAGTATTTCTGAGCTTAAACAAAAACAAAGTGATTTAAAAAATAAACAAGAAGAGATTTTATTTAAAATCTGTAAAGAAATTTCATCTTTATTTGAAAAAAATCTTCTATTTTTAAAGTTTTTAAACAAAGAATTTGACAGATTTGACCACTATCAAGCAAGACTATTTTTTGCCAAAATAGGGGATAAAAACTTTATTCTTCCTTCAAAAAATGATGTTAATAAACTTGTGGATTTTTGCCATCCAGCCTTACACAATGCAAAACCAATATCAATTGATTTTACAAAATCAGTCGTAATGATTACAGGAGTAAATGCAGGGGGGAAAACAATGATGTTAAAATCTATTTTATCAGCTGTTTTTCTTTCTAAATATTTACTTCCATATAAAGCCCACCATGATACGGTTGTTAGTAATTTCAAATCAATAAATGCTGTTTTAGATGACCCCCAAAGTGTAAAAAATGATATTTCTACATTTGCAGGTCGTATGGTTGAGTTTTCAAAACTTTTTGGAAGTAAAAACGCAATTGTTGGAGTTGATGAGATAGAACTTGGAACTGATTCAGATGAAGCTGCTAGTTTATTTAAAGTAATAATCGAAGATTTAATCCAAAGGGATATAAAAGTAATTATCACAACTCACCATAAAAGATTAGCAGCACTTATGGCTGCAAATGAGAATGTTGAATTAATTGCAGCCCTTTATGATGAAGAAAACCAAAGACCAACTTATGAGTTCTTACAAGGAACAATAGGGCGTTCTTATGCCTTTGAAACAGCAACAAGATATGGAATTCCTCTAAGTGTTGTAAAAAGAGCTAGAGAGGTTTATGGTGATGATAAAGATAAGTTAAATGAGTTAATTGAAAGAAGTAGTTCTTTAGAGAGAGAATATAAACAAAAAATTGCAAAACTTGATGAAGAAATAGCAGATATGAAAAGAATCTCTGGAAATCTAAAAGACCAAAAAGAAAAACTTGATGAACATATTTATTCTGAGAAATCAAAACTTCACAAAGAGTATAGTGAAGCAAGAGATGAAGCAAAAAAAGCTATAAAAGCAAAACTTGTGCAAGAATCACATCAACATCTAAATATTGCTCATAAAATGGCTGTCGAAATCAAAACTGAAAAAGTTCAAGAACCAGTTGAGTTAAAAGAGGGTGATAGAGTAAAATATAGAAATACAAAAGGAACAATTGTTTCAATTAAAGGTGCAAAAGCCTTTATTGAAAATGACATGGGAATGAAAGTTCAAGTTATGTTAGCTGATTTAAGTAGAAGTGGAAATCCACCTCCTAAAATCCCAACAAAAAAAGCAACAATAACTATTGAAAAACCAGAAACTGGAAATATAAAATTAGATTTACATGGACAAAGAGCCGATGAAGCTCTTGAAAACCTTGATAAATTTTTATCAGATGCTTTACTTGCAGGTTTTGAGGAAGTTTTAGTTTACCATGGAATTGGAACTGGAAAACTTGCCTTTGCAGTAAAAGAGTACTTAAAAAAACATCCAAAAGTTAGAGGTTTTGAAGATGCACATCCAAGTAGTGGTGGCTTTGGAGCTAAAGTTATAAAACTTTAG
- a CDS encoding DUF748 domain-containing protein, with translation MTKLGKLFYVLCFLIIVYIAFGFKVVPIVLKDQLIKNLDENLTQKTDIGKIEFNPLTLKIIIHDFKIFDSNDLTTISFKEFSVDFSLLRSIKQQNIRFKDITLKDAFVNVIQDKDGNLNLSNLLNPSLNEETQEEEKSSSNIEFLVSKITLDNANIQYSKEGEIPYSLDLKNINYTLYDLGTYKNSLSSNDLKLKLNEYTNISIGGAFKLQPLKAYGKVLVEDLRIKELLTYKKDLLNFDLDEKANLNLELNYNLDTTTNFDLKLNTNKFEINNLNLTQNKTALLNLEKLDIKTFAFDLQNQDINFDNIDFNNLKANMILNKEGINFAKLIKQTNTKEEPKTENLTTKEEIESKPWNVNLSNVRLNNNDFIFTDKINNNSTQSKNFNINFNNLKIVNSDIDLDTLVVNNPNFNFNDNKNDLFISSKNTNINLDKLSLKNNILDINKIDISKDNLNFNDKKSNFNLNTKKIDVLVKNLKIVDTKTSIEDITLKTPNLNFDDIKSKIKLESSNINLNVNSFLLDKEDISIKDIKLIKPSINMKDKTNNIELSAKDIQLHINNIVNKKDDLSINSIKLFEPKLDFLNTSDKTKIVAKNLDLEIKKLSNGKNGFKIDKTNLNKPDVSIILAKKENQIENEDNIKLDSKEVETVKKEDNKSSKTKLDIGPVNIKNGIFSFEDKNLPIPFKTTVTKLNGKISEFKNKKSSTTNLEVKGVVDEYGVAKITGVVHPNNIKLLTDINMIFSNIAIQNFTPYSGKFVGREIKSGKLDLDLKYNIEKSNLEAKNNIVISKLELGEKIESPDAVSLPLDIAIALLRDSNGIIDINLPVSGNVDDPQFAIGSIIWKAFVNLMTKAVTAPFSLLGSMFNFSEDEIKSVRFDPLEDEVGPIQKETLDKIVQILKARSEIAIELSPSYDETKDGYAQQKQNYLARKDDDRNLKKEEIEALILKEKIKIPNLEKIAQNRIININNYLIKEKGINPKQVILITNKIGNNNSSINLNVTKPK, from the coding sequence ATGACTAAACTTGGAAAACTATTTTATGTGCTTTGTTTTTTAATCATTGTTTATATTGCTTTTGGATTTAAAGTTGTACCGATTGTTTTAAAAGACCAATTGATAAAAAACTTAGATGAAAATCTCACACAAAAGACAGATATCGGTAAAATAGAATTTAACCCACTAACTTTAAAAATAATAATTCATGATTTTAAGATATTTGATTCAAATGACCTAACAACTATTTCATTTAAAGAATTTTCAGTTGATTTTTCACTTTTAAGATCTATTAAACAACAAAATATTAGATTTAAAGATATTACACTAAAAGATGCTTTTGTAAATGTAATTCAAGATAAAGATGGAAATCTAAATCTATCAAATCTTCTAAACCCTTCATTAAATGAAGAAACTCAAGAAGAAGAAAAGAGTTCTTCAAATATTGAGTTTTTAGTTTCAAAAATTACATTAGATAATGCAAATATACAATATTCAAAAGAGGGAGAGATTCCTTATTCTTTAGATTTAAAAAATATAAATTATACTTTATATGATTTAGGAACTTATAAAAATAGTTTATCTTCAAATGATTTAAAACTTAAATTAAATGAATACACAAATATTTCAATTGGTGGAGCATTTAAGTTACAGCCACTTAAAGCTTACGGAAAAGTTTTAGTTGAAGATTTAAGAATAAAAGAGTTACTTACATATAAAAAGGATTTGTTAAATTTTGATTTAGATGAAAAAGCCAACTTGAATTTAGAATTGAACTATAATCTTGACACTACAACTAATTTTGATTTAAAATTAAATACTAATAAATTTGAAATAAACAATCTAAATTTAACTCAAAATAAAACTGCATTATTAAACCTTGAAAAACTTGATATAAAAACTTTTGCTTTTGATTTACAAAATCAAGATATAAATTTTGATAATATTGATTTTAACAATTTAAAAGCAAATATGATTTTAAATAAAGAAGGAATTAATTTTGCAAAATTAATTAAGCAAACAAATACAAAAGAAGAGCCTAAAACAGAAAATTTAACAACAAAAGAAGAGATAGAATCAAAACCTTGGAATGTTAATTTATCAAATGTAAGATTGAATAATAATGATTTTATTTTTACTGACAAAATAAATAATAACTCAACTCAAAGTAAAAATTTTAATATAAATTTTAACAACTTAAAAATTGTAAATTCTGATATTGATTTAGATACTTTGGTAGTAAATAATCCAAATTTCAACTTTAATGATAATAAAAATGACTTATTTATTTCATCAAAAAACACCAATATAAATCTTGATAAATTGAGCTTGAAAAACAATATTTTAGATATAAATAAAATAGATATTTCAAAAGATAATCTGAACTTCAATGATAAAAAATCAAATTTTAATCTAAATACAAAAAAAATTGATGTTTTAGTTAAAAATTTAAAAATAGTTGATACAAAAACTTCTATTGAAGATATAACTTTGAAAACTCCAAATCTAAATTTTGATGATATAAAATCAAAAATAAAATTAGAAAGCTCAAATATAAATCTTAATGTAAACTCTTTTTTACTTGATAAAGAAGATATTTCTATTAAAGATATAAAACTTATAAAACCATCTATTAATATGAAAGATAAAACAAATAATATAGAACTAAGTGCAAAAGATATTCAACTTCATATTAATAATATTGTAAATAAAAAAGATGATTTATCAATAAACTCTATAAAACTATTTGAACCAAAACTTGATTTTTTAAATACAAGTGATAAAACAAAAATTGTGGCTAAAAATCTTGATTTAGAAATAAAAAAACTTTCAAATGGTAAAAATGGATTTAAAATAGATAAAACAAATCTAAATAAACCTGATGTTTCTATAATTTTGGCTAAAAAAGAGAATCAAATAGAAAATGAAGATAACATAAAACTTGATTCAAAAGAAGTTGAAACTGTTAAAAAAGAAGACAATAAATCTTCAAAAACTAAACTAGATATTGGTCCTGTTAATATTAAAAATGGGATTTTTAGTTTTGAAGATAAAAATTTACCAATTCCTTTTAAAACAACAGTTACAAAATTAAATGGGAAAATTTCAGAATTTAAAAATAAAAAATCAAGCACTACTAATCTTGAGGTAAAAGGTGTTGTAGATGAATATGGAGTTGCTAAGATTACAGGTGTTGTTCATCCAAATAATATAAAATTATTAACAGATATTAATATGATTTTTAGCAATATCGCTATACAAAACTTTACTCCATATTCTGGTAAATTTGTAGGAAGAGAGATAAAAAGTGGGAAATTGGATTTAGATTTAAAATATAATATAGAAAAATCAAATCTTGAAGCTAAAAATAATATAGTTATTTCAAAATTAGAACTTGGAGAAAAAATTGAAAGCCCTGATGCTGTATCTTTACCTTTAGATATTGCAATTGCTTTGTTAAGGGATTCAAATGGTATTATAGATATTAATCTTCCTGTTTCAGGAAATGTTGATGATCCACAATTTGCAATTGGTTCAATTATTTGGAAAGCTTTTGTAAATCTAATGACAAAAGCAGTAACAGCACCATTTTCACTTCTTGGATCAATGTTTAACTTTAGTGAAGATGAAATAAAAAGTGTAAGATTTGACCCACTTGAAGATGAAGTTGGACCTATTCAAAAAGAGACTTTAGATAAAATAGTACAAATCTTAAAAGCAAGAAGTGAAATTGCTATTGAATTATCACCTTCATATGATGAAACTAAAGATGGTTATGCTCAACAAAAACAAAACTATTTAGCAAGAAAAGATGATGATAGAAATCTTAAAAAAGAAGAAATTGAAGCTTTGATTTTAAAAGAAAAAATAAAAATACCTAATTTAGAAAAAATTGCACAAAATAGAATAATAAATATAAACAACTATCTTATTAAAGAAAAAGGAATTAATCCTAAACAAGTTATTCTAATAACAAATAAGATAGGAAATAATAATTCTTCAATAAATCTCAATGTAACAAAACCTAAATAA
- the dapE gene encoding succinyl-diaminopimelate desuccinylase: MTIIELFQKLLRFKSITPNDDGAFDFIEEYLGNTWTCIKVDMENTKNRFYYKKFNENPQHLCFAGHIDVVPTGEGWAVEPFAADVIDGVITARGAQDMKSGDAAFLYACKNAKNFDGTLSILLTSDEEGEGTYGTIKMLEHLKEIDMIPNYAVVAEPTCEEVFGDAIKVGRRGSINGYLTIQGKQGHAAYPEKGINPVHQIAPLLEKIAGYDLDNGDEYFAPSKLVITDIRAGMQVTNVTPNKLDLMFNVRNSTNTKKEDVEAYIEKIFGHLNYTLRTTQGSYPFVTNKESKVVKAMETSIKEVLGVTTKHSTAGGTSDARYFGAFGIEAIEFGVINDTIHSIGERTTVKEVEGLGKVFEDLIEKF; encoded by the coding sequence ATGACTATTATAGAATTATTTCAAAAATTATTAAGATTCAAATCAATAACTCCAAACGATGATGGAGCATTTGATTTTATAGAAGAGTATTTAGGAAATACGTGGACTTGTATAAAAGTTGATATGGAAAATACAAAAAATAGATTTTACTACAAAAAATTCAACGAAAACCCACAACATCTTTGTTTTGCAGGTCATATAGATGTAGTTCCAACTGGTGAAGGATGGGCAGTTGAACCATTTGCTGCTGATGTGATTGATGGAGTAATAACAGCACGAGGTGCACAAGATATGAAAAGTGGTGATGCTGCTTTTTTATATGCTTGTAAAAATGCCAAAAATTTTGATGGTACTTTATCAATTCTTCTTACATCAGACGAAGAAGGTGAGGGAACTTACGGAACTATCAAAATGCTTGAACACTTAAAAGAGATAGATATGATTCCAAACTACGCAGTTGTGGCAGAACCAACTTGTGAAGAGGTATTTGGTGATGCCATAAAAGTAGGGCGAAGAGGAAGCATAAATGGATATTTAACAATCCAAGGAAAACAAGGGCACGCAGCATATCCAGAAAAAGGAATAAATCCAGTTCATCAAATTGCACCTCTTTTAGAAAAAATAGCAGGTTACGACCTAGACAATGGAGATGAATATTTCGCTCCAAGTAAACTTGTAATCACAGATATAAGAGCTGGAATGCAAGTAACAAATGTAACACCAAATAAACTTGATTTGATGTTTAATGTAAGAAATTCAACAAACACAAAAAAAGAAGATGTAGAAGCCTACATAGAAAAAATCTTCGGACATCTAAACTATACTTTACGAACAACTCAAGGCTCGTATCCATTTGTAACAAACAAAGAATCAAAGGTTGTTAAAGCCATGGAAACTTCAATTAAAGAAGTTTTAGGAGTAACAACAAAACACAGCACAGCAGGTGGAACAAGTGACGCTAGATATTTTGGAGCATTTGGAATAGAAGCTATCGAGTTTGGAGTTATAAATGATACTATTCATAGTATTGGAGAGAGAACAACTGTAAAAGAGGTTGAGGGATTAGGAAAAGTGTTTGAGGATTTGATAGAGAAGTTTTAG
- a CDS encoding type II toxin-antitoxin system HipA family toxin, which produces MKDIKVNINNQEVGNLFFEKEKNQYGFNYTSDYKPISLIMPYKSSTYIWHYKLHPIFDMNMPEGYLFEIFKKYLTKEYGYIDDFLVFSHICSNIQSRLSYKSFVNQKEFLSLDIDEVLQNDSQDTFTKIVTAFLDKNAISGVQPKSLALLKDKESLSTKEYIIKTWGEEYPQLALNEYFCLKAIEKTGVKIPNIQLSKNNKFLLVERFNYDKENDTFLGFEEILTLLGKNKDEKYSGSYEQVAKVIYSVTTNKLEDIKSFYKVVIMNYLLKNGDAHLKNFGILYNDDFSKIWFSPAYDVVNTVVYFHKDKPALTMQGKKLWLGKKELVKFGIQNCYLNENDANNIYENCIEVLKNSIEELEKYITTNEEFEEIGQKMIDSWKLSLSQKSQKEISVETIRNWTAN; this is translated from the coding sequence ATGAAAGATATAAAAGTAAATATAAACAATCAAGAAGTTGGGAATCTTTTTTTTGAAAAAGAAAAAAATCAGTATGGATTTAACTATACAAGTGATTATAAACCCATTTCATTAATTATGCCTTATAAATCATCTACATATATTTGGCACTACAAACTTCATCCAATTTTTGATATGAATATGCCTGAGGGATATTTATTTGAGATATTTAAAAAATATTTGACCAAAGAGTATGGTTATATTGATGATTTTTTGGTTTTTTCTCATATTTGTTCAAATATCCAAAGTAGATTATCATACAAAAGTTTTGTAAATCAAAAAGAGTTTTTATCTTTGGACATAGATGAAGTTTTACAAAATGATTCACAAGATACCTTTACTAAAATAGTTACTGCTTTTTTAGATAAAAATGCAATTTCAGGTGTTCAGCCAAAATCATTGGCTCTGTTAAAAGATAAAGAGAGTTTATCTACAAAAGAGTACATTATAAAAACTTGGGGAGAAGAATATCCACAACTTGCACTTAATGAATATTTTTGTTTAAAAGCTATAGAGAAAACAGGTGTAAAAATTCCAAATATACAACTTTCAAAAAACAATAAGTTTTTGTTAGTTGAGCGATTTAATTATGATAAAGAAAATGATACATTTTTAGGTTTTGAAGAGATTTTAACTTTACTTGGAAAAAATAAAGATGAAAAATATAGTGGAAGTTATGAACAAGTTGCAAAGGTGATTTATAGTGTTACAACAAATAAATTAGAAGATATAAAAAGCTTTTATAAAGTAGTAATTATGAATTATTTACTTAAAAATGGTGATGCGCACCTTAAAAACTTTGGAATACTTTATAATGATGATTTTTCAAAAATATGGTTTTCACCAGCTTACGATGTGGTAAATACAGTAGTTTATTTTCATAAAGATAAACCAGCTCTTACAATGCAAGGTAAAAAATTATGGTTAGGTAAAAAAGAGCTTGTAAAATTTGGAATACAAAATTGTTATTTAAATGAAAATGATGCAAATAATATTTATGAAAATTGTATAGAAGTTTTAAAAAATAGTATAGAAGAATTAGAAAAATATATAACTACAAATGAAGAGTTTGAAGAAATAGGGCAAAAAATGATTGATTCTTGGAAGTTATCATTAAGTCAAAAATCACAAAAGGAGATTTCAGTTGAAACTATACGAAATTGGACAGCAAATTAA
- a CDS encoding helix-turn-helix domain-containing protein has protein sequence MKLYEIGQQIKTLREAKKITQEQLASKCGISRVTLGKVERGELGNTSVKTLDIILFSLGLEIEFKTINNFGLSSLDELI, from the coding sequence TTGAAACTATACGAAATTGGACAGCAAATTAAAACTTTACGAGAAGCAAAAAAAATAACTCAAGAACAACTAGCTTCTAAATGTGGAATTAGTAGAGTTACTCTTGGAAAAGTAGAACGTGGAGAGTTGGGAAATACTTCTGTTAAAACTTTGGATATTATACTTTTTAGTTTGGGTTTGGAAATAGAGTTTAAAACAATAAATAATTTTGGATTATCTAGCTTAGATGAGTTAATATAA
- a CDS encoding DUF6488 family protein: MKNKLFKLIPLISFVLLYSSLSSFGKEEIHNKNNDIKIEQLQVKQIASQEILKKIAQHEIENSWINASIISVEKDNLDSKWIVIFKNSENNLKDKKLNISINLNGDILESKVI; encoded by the coding sequence ATGAAAAATAAATTATTTAAACTTATCCCTCTAATATCATTTGTATTGTTATACTCTTCTTTATCAAGTTTTGGAAAAGAAGAAATTCATAATAAAAACAATGACATAAAGATAGAACAACTACAAGTAAAACAAATAGCTTCACAAGAAATTTTAAAAAAAATCGCACAACATGAAATAGAAAATAGTTGGATTAATGCTTCTATTATTTCAGTTGAAAAAGATAATTTAGATTCAAAGTGGATTGTTATTTTTAAAAATAGTGAAAATAATTTAAAAGATAAAAAACTTAATATTTCTATTAATTTAAATGGTGATATTCTTGAAAGTAAAGTTATTTAA
- a CDS encoding heat shock protein transcriptional repressor HspR, whose amino-acid sequence METNSYIEPVYLISAVAEILSIHPQTLRQYEREGLIKPSRTNGKIRLYSQKDIDHIKYVLTLTRDLGVNLAGVDIILQLNQKIEILENDIHIYKTKIKSINNLSVVPDTKALVVQKTSFDMVIIEKRKK is encoded by the coding sequence ATGGAAACAAATAGCTATATAGAACCTGTTTATCTAATTTCAGCTGTTGCTGAGATTTTGAGTATTCATCCACAAACATTAAGACAATATGAAAGAGAAGGCTTAATAAAGCCCTCGAGAACAAACGGAAAGATTAGGCTTTATTCTCAAAAAGATATTGACCATATAAAATATGTTTTAACACTTACAAGAGATTTAGGGGTTAATTTAGCTGGTGTTGATATTATTTTACAGCTAAATCAAAAAATTGAGATTTTAGAAAATGATATTCATATTTATAAAACAAAAATTAAAAGTATCAATAATCTATCTGTTGTTCCAGATACAAAGGCTTTAGTTGTACAAAAAACATCTTTTGATATGGTTATTATTGAAAAAAGAAAAAAATAG
- a CDS encoding DnaJ C-terminal domain-containing protein, whose amino-acid sequence MAKSLYETLEINEKASADEIKKAYRKLARKYHPDVNKDPQAEEKFKEINAAYEVLSNPEKKQQYDQHGDSMFGGQNFHDFARGQGSNVDLDEILRQMFGGGGGFGRSGFSQGGFGGFSEPDLDTNAQITIPFDVAVLGGKQFINLNSDSFDVKIPEGIEDGQKIRAKGKGKSYQGQKGDLILKINVASNPDYERNGDTLIKSFDLPLKTALFGGKVEIKTIHKDITLKVPQNTKQNQRFRVKELGVLNRKAGVRGDLYLKANIVLPKIEDLDEEFVKILEEKLPSN is encoded by the coding sequence ATGGCAAAAAGTTTATATGAAACACTAGAAATTAATGAAAAAGCATCAGCAGATGAGATAAAAAAAGCTTATAGAAAATTAGCAAGAAAATATCATCCTGATGTTAATAAAGACCCTCAAGCTGAAGAAAAATTCAAAGAAATCAACGCAGCATACGAAGTTTTAAGTAATCCAGAAAAAAAACAACAATATGATCAACATGGTGATTCAATGTTCGGTGGACAAAATTTTCATGATTTTGCACGTGGTCAAGGCTCAAACGTAGATTTAGATGAAATTTTACGACAAATGTTTGGTGGAGGCGGTGGATTTGGTAGATCTGGCTTTTCACAAGGTGGATTTGGAGGGTTTAGTGAACCTGACTTAGATACAAATGCACAAATTACTATTCCTTTTGATGTTGCTGTTCTTGGTGGAAAACAATTTATCAATTTAAATAGTGACTCTTTTGATGTAAAAATTCCTGAAGGAATTGAAGATGGACAAAAAATAAGAGCAAAAGGAAAAGGAAAATCATATCAAGGACAAAAAGGTGATTTAATCCTAAAAATAAATGTAGCCTCAAATCCTGATTATGAAAGAAATGGTGATACTTTAATCAAATCTTTTGATTTACCATTAAAAACAGCTTTATTTGGTGGTAAAGTAGAAATAAAAACTATACATAAAGATATTACACTAAAAGTTCCACAAAATACAAAACAAAATCAAAGATTTAGAGTAAAAGAACTTGGAGTTTTAAATAGAAAAGCAGGAGTTAGAGGAGATTTGTATTTAAAAGCAAATATTGTTTTACCTAAAATCGAAGATTTAGATGAAGAATTTGTAAAAATTCTAGAAGAAAAACTTCCTTCAAATTAA